Proteins encoded within one genomic window of Gadus macrocephalus chromosome 16, ASM3116895v1:
- the kcnj13 gene encoding inward rectifier potassium channel 13 has protein sequence MTTKSHNNDLGGKASSSPLLSSPARQRLVTKDGHCTLGAPPPPPGLWPWAPGRAWLLTFQDLWGAVVGLRWRWVLLAFCASFVAHWLLFACLWYLLAHLNGDLAVLDHDAPPLGHVVCVKHITSFTAAFSFSLETQLTIGYGTMFPSGDCPSAIALLAVQMLLGLMLEAFITGAFVAKIARPQKRAGAIQFSPQAVVGQHQGQTCLMLRATNVLQRPLVDVKVSAVLYEECEGQTLHQTSLDFQLDHLGTRSCPFFIFPLTFFHLLDRRSPLHPALCEGSSTHFELVVFLSASQEGTGDTCQKRTSYLRQEIKFDRRFLPAMGLDALGRYKVNGQQFDTTHSREPLAKDCVVQINGDGSDRME, from the exons ATGACGACCAAATCCCACAACAACGACCTAGGCGGCAAGgcctcctcatcccccctcctctcctctcccgccCGCCAGCGCCTGGTGACCAAGGACGGGCACTGCACCCTGGGCgcaccgcccccgcccccgggcctGTGGCCCTGGGCGCCGGGCCGCGCCTGGCTGCTTACCTTCCAGGACCTGTGGGGGGCGGTGGTTGGTCTTCGCTGGCGCTGGGTGCTGCTGGCCTTCTGCGCCTCCTTCGTAGCCCACTGGCTGCTGTTCGCCTGCCTGTGGTACCTGCTAGCGCACCTCAACGGGGACCTGGCCGTGCTGGACCACGACGCGCCGCCACTCGGACACGTGGTGTGCGTCAAGCACATCACCAGCTTCACCGccgccttctccttctccctggagACCCAGCTGACCATCGGCTACGGCACCATGTTCCCCAGCGGAGACTGCCCCAGCGCCATCGCCCTGCTGGCGGTGCAGATGCTACTGGGGCTCATGCTGGAGGCCTTCATCACAG GGGCGTTCGTGGCCAAGATCGCCCGTCCCCAGAAGCGAGCCGGAGCCATCCAGTTCAGCCCTCAGGCCGTGGTGGGCCAGCACCAGGGCCAAACGTGCCTCATGCTGCGGGCCACCAACGTGCTCCAGCGACCCCTGGTGGACGTGAAGGTGAGCGCCGTGCTCTACGAGGAATGCGAGGGTCAGACGCTGCACCAGACCTCTCTGGACTTCCAGCTGGACCACCTGGGCACGAGGTCCTGCCCCTTCTTCATCTTCCCCCTCACTTTCTTCCACCTACTGGACCGCCGCAGCCCCTTGCACCCGGCACTCTGCGAGGGGAGCTCCACCCACTTTGAGCTGGTGGTCTTCCTATCCGCGTCCCAGGAGGGCACAGGGGACACCTGTCAGAAGAGGACCTCCTACCTCCGCCAAGAGATCAAGTTCGACCGGCGCTTTCTCCCGGCCATGGGCCTGGACGCCCTGGGTCGGTACAAGGTGAATGGCCAGCAGTTTGACACGACCCACTCCAGGGAACCTTTGGCAAAGGACTGTGTGGTGCAGATCAACGGAGACGGGAGCGACCGGATggagtga